A window from Leptospira meyeri encodes these proteins:
- the serB gene encoding phosphoserine phosphatase SerB, whose amino-acid sequence MNSLLLISCSPISPSILSETLTDVMLSDSYSPASDSNVYHAERFGLHCMRILHNQSFNRDKIVTVRKKLAEHQIDFLSLGALLPKQKESLFVFDMDSTVIKEEVIDELARKHGVYDAVATVTKQAMEGGMGFDEALRLRVKHLAGLSKESFKEVYDLLTLNDGMEKVFQFVPANGSKLGILSGGFTPVLKLFSEKYPVNFYRANGLEEVGGTFTGEIFGEIINREKKEIYLKQYAKDLSIPLAQVVAVGDGANDALMLGAAGIGIGIHAKSGLKEKITNWIEFTDLSALVFLFENSF is encoded by the coding sequence ATGAATTCACTACTTCTTATTTCTTGTTCTCCCATCTCCCCTTCTATTCTTTCTGAAACTCTTACCGATGTAATGTTAAGTGATTCCTATTCGCCTGCAAGTGATTCGAATGTTTACCACGCAGAACGTTTTGGATTACATTGTATGCGTATTTTACATAATCAATCATTCAATCGAGACAAAATTGTAACAGTTCGCAAGAAATTAGCCGAGCATCAGATTGATTTTTTATCTCTTGGTGCTTTGTTACCGAAACAGAAAGAGTCTCTTTTTGTTTTTGATATGGATTCTACTGTGATCAAAGAAGAGGTCATTGATGAGTTGGCAAGAAAACACGGAGTCTATGATGCCGTTGCCACTGTCACCAAACAAGCAATGGAAGGTGGGATGGGATTTGACGAAGCCTTACGGTTGCGCGTAAAACACCTTGCCGGACTTTCAAAAGAAAGTTTTAAAGAAGTATATGATCTTTTGACACTTAACGATGGAATGGAAAAAGTTTTTCAATTTGTTCCAGCCAATGGATCGAAACTCGGAATCCTAAGTGGCGGTTTTACTCCCGTATTAAAACTATTTTCTGAAAAATATCCCGTGAATTTTTATAGAGCCAATGGATTGGAAGAAGTAGGTGGCACCTTTACTGGTGAAATTTTTGGTGAGATCATCAATAGGGAAAAAAAAGAAATCTATCTAAAACAGTATGCAAAAGACCTTTCGATTCCTTTAGCACAAGTCGTTGCCGTAGGAGATGGAGCAAATGATGCACTCATGCTTGGAGCCGCAGGAATTGGGATCGGAATTCACGCAAAATCTGGATTAAAAGAAAAAATCACAAACTGGATTGAGTTTACTGATCTATCTGCCTTAGTCTTTCTCTTTGAGAATTCTTTTTAA
- a CDS encoding GDSL-type esterase/lipase family protein, whose translation MAFALVLSVTDCKSSSKRDYFDTSFQCFAEPGWRDDSNFKKYLEIAWFPMRVLYAQENFKVKKTDIVFAGDSLVHLFLPDLMAKEFPGQSVTNRGIGGDMTETLLSRIDEDVLVLHPDTIVIEIGGNDFREGKCLSLVQNNLISIIQKIHAQNKNTKIILIAVPPTRVKELNQIVPVFNLFLNQVARTTKNVEYVEVWDIMRNSDLPTLREEFFRPNGDILHFNEKGYELWGKKLRPYLKK comes from the coding sequence ATGGCTTTTGCCCTTGTTTTGAGTGTTACTGACTGTAAATCTTCCTCAAAACGTGATTATTTCGATACCAGTTTCCAATGTTTTGCTGAGCCTGGGTGGCGAGACGATTCCAACTTTAAAAAGTATTTAGAGATCGCATGGTTTCCCATGCGTGTGTTATACGCACAAGAAAATTTTAAAGTCAAAAAAACGGATATTGTTTTTGCCGGTGATAGTTTGGTGCATTTGTTTTTGCCAGACTTGATGGCCAAAGAATTTCCTGGTCAGTCGGTCACCAATCGCGGGATTGGTGGTGATATGACAGAGACACTTCTTTCTCGCATCGATGAAGATGTTCTTGTCCTACATCCAGATACCATTGTAATCGAAATTGGTGGAAATGATTTTCGGGAAGGGAAGTGCCTGAGTTTGGTGCAAAACAATCTGATCTCCATCATTCAAAAAATTCATGCACAAAACAAAAATACGAAGATTATTCTCATCGCTGTTCCTCCAACAAGAGTGAAAGAACTCAACCAAATTGTCCCAGTATTTAATTTGTTTTTAAATCAAGTGGCTCGTACAACTAAAAATGTCGAATATGTAGAAGTTTGGGATATTATGAGAAATTCAGATCTTCCAACATTGAGAGAAGAGTTTTTCCGTCCGAATGGAGACATTCTTCATTTTAATGAAAAAGGATATGAACTCTGGGGTAAAAAACTAAGACCTTATTTAAAAAAGTAA
- a CDS encoding MFS transporter, whose amino-acid sequence MSYAIGQLGWSTLINIIGLHQVYFYLPPAPKPGQECFPDLIEKMAFWGLSTIGVVAALGRLWDAFTDPIIANSSDRITSRFGRRIPFLFLGGVPAAVFCWLIFVPPHNYISSTNLVWMTGCMLLFYLFLTVYVTPFFALIPELGHTPEERLNLSTYISVTYALGIIVASTEPMIANVLKSSFVFDGDSALQTLVSRQYALGILCTFAALCMYFPVFSIHEKTYCESEASSVPFKEAILLTFKNKNFLYFALSDLCYFLALTILTTGISYYVTVLLELEREFVTQLLTVMLLVSFAFYPVVNWIARRIGKKKTVLFGFYIFLLLFLSIYFVGKDSLPLSPHIQGYLIVAIAAVPIAILGILPNAILADIAELDSLKTGSKREGLFYAGRTFMQKLGQTLAVLIFSTVILLGLDRETKKNASPHVTGIIAPSVAEPKSELKKNPGVEAKISMESTVCKVEEVEAGGELGVRLTGPLASAFCLLAIFLFGKYKEDETLEEIAKIRGN is encoded by the coding sequence ATGAGTTATGCGATCGGCCAATTGGGTTGGTCCACTCTTATCAATATCATTGGCCTCCACCAAGTTTATTTTTATCTTCCTCCCGCACCCAAACCAGGACAGGAATGTTTCCCTGATCTAATTGAAAAGATGGCCTTTTGGGGACTGTCCACCATTGGTGTTGTGGCTGCTCTTGGTCGTTTGTGGGATGCTTTTACTGACCCTATCATTGCCAATTCCTCGGATCGGATTACTTCAAGGTTTGGACGTCGGATTCCCTTTCTTTTTCTTGGAGGAGTGCCTGCAGCCGTTTTCTGTTGGTTGATTTTTGTTCCCCCACACAACTATATATCTTCCACCAACTTGGTTTGGATGACCGGTTGTATGCTCTTATTTTATTTATTTTTAACAGTGTATGTCACACCATTCTTTGCTCTTATCCCGGAACTGGGGCATACTCCAGAAGAGAGGTTGAATCTTTCTACCTATATTTCCGTGACATATGCTTTGGGGATCATTGTCGCTTCGACAGAACCAATGATTGCCAATGTTTTAAAATCCTCTTTTGTTTTTGATGGGGACAGTGCCCTTCAAACTTTGGTGTCCCGTCAGTATGCTCTGGGAATCCTTTGTACGTTTGCGGCTCTCTGTATGTACTTTCCCGTATTTTCCATTCACGAAAAAACATATTGTGAATCGGAAGCATCCAGTGTTCCTTTCAAAGAGGCCATCCTTCTTACATTCAAAAATAAGAATTTTCTATACTTCGCTTTGTCGGATCTCTGTTATTTTTTAGCATTGACCATACTCACCACAGGGATTTCTTATTATGTAACAGTCCTTCTAGAGCTGGAACGTGAATTTGTCACACAACTCCTCACTGTGATGTTACTGGTTTCGTTTGCTTTTTATCCTGTGGTCAACTGGATCGCAAGAAGGATCGGAAAGAAAAAAACCGTCTTATTTGGATTCTATATCTTTCTTCTACTATTTCTTTCTATTTATTTTGTCGGAAAAGATTCTTTGCCTTTATCACCGCATATTCAAGGTTATTTGATCGTTGCCATCGCTGCAGTTCCCATAGCAATTCTTGGGATCTTACCGAATGCGATTCTTGCTGATATCGCTGAACTTGATTCATTAAAAACAGGTTCTAAGCGAGAGGGACTCTTTTATGCGGGAAGAACCTTTATGCAAAAGTTAGGTCAAACTTTGGCGGTTCTTATTTTTAGCACAGTAATTCTTTTGGGGCTCGATCGAGAAACAAAGAAAAATGCATCACCACATGTCACAGGGATCATTGCTCCTTCTGTCGCAGAACCTAAGTCAGAATTGAAAAAAAATCCAGGAGTCGAGGCAAAAATAAGTATGGAATCTACCGTTTGTAAAGTCGAAGAAGTAGAAGCGGGAGGGGAGCTTGGTGTTCGTTTGACAGGTCCTCTTGCTTCAGCATTCTGTCTACTCGCCATCTTTCTCTTTGGAAAATACAAGGAAGATGAAACTTTAGAAGAGATTGCAAAGATACGTGGTAATTAA
- the bioB gene encoding biotin synthase BioB, translating to MIAEVQEKTVSSSPSLITEVEALEILEGKVPLLSVVARASEERNRYYTNRVRIHILDNIKNGYCPEDCGYCAQRKGGDSGIQEYSLKSPEEIWEDAKRAKDNGAYRFCMVTSGRGPTDNAVDRLAETISKINGELGMKVCLSAGILDAKKARTLKDAGLDRYNHNLNTSESKYNEICSTHTFKDRLTTLEAAKEADIGLCSGIIVGMGEELKDLVQVAFELKRLGVISIPVNFFIPIKGHAIQKSSLTPEFCIRVLSMFRLVNPDSEIRIGAGREGHLGSLQSMALFVANSLFAEGYLNVKGSEMAQTMNLIRDCSMVPEFTEGIPEGWDEYESQFLYDEKNFPELYKHKK from the coding sequence ATGATTGCAGAAGTCCAAGAAAAAACAGTTTCCTCCTCACCTTCCTTAATTACGGAAGTGGAAGCCCTTGAAATCCTAGAAGGAAAAGTCCCTTTGCTTTCGGTTGTTGCTCGTGCCTCGGAAGAAAGAAATCGTTACTATACCAATCGTGTTCGCATTCATATATTAGATAATATCAAAAATGGCTACTGCCCTGAAGACTGTGGTTACTGTGCACAAAGAAAGGGTGGAGATTCAGGAATTCAAGAGTATTCATTAAAGTCTCCGGAAGAAATTTGGGAAGATGCAAAACGAGCCAAAGATAATGGTGCTTACCGTTTTTGTATGGTGACTTCTGGACGTGGTCCTACTGACAATGCAGTTGATCGATTGGCTGAGACCATCTCTAAAATCAACGGCGAACTTGGGATGAAGGTTTGTTTGTCTGCGGGAATTTTGGATGCAAAAAAAGCTAGGACTTTAAAAGACGCTGGCCTTGACCGCTACAATCATAACCTCAATACATCTGAATCTAAATACAACGAAATTTGTTCCACCCATACTTTTAAAGACCGGCTAACAACGCTAGAAGCGGCAAAAGAAGCTGATATCGGCCTTTGCTCTGGGATTATTGTTGGGATGGGAGAAGAACTAAAGGATCTGGTTCAAGTTGCTTTTGAACTCAAACGGTTGGGAGTGATATCGATCCCTGTTAACTTTTTTATTCCTATCAAAGGACATGCCATCCAGAAGTCCTCACTCACTCCTGAATTTTGTATTCGGGTGTTATCTATGTTTCGATTGGTCAATCCTGATTCAGAAATTCGTATTGGCGCCGGAAGAGAAGGACATTTGGGTTCTTTACAATCTATGGCACTTTTTGTAGCCAATTCATTGTTTGCTGAAGGATACTTAAATGTAAAAGGCAGTGAGATGGCCCAAACGATGAACTTGATTCGTGATTGTTCTATGGTTCCTGAATTTACAGAAGGGATACCAGAAGGATGGGATGAGTACGAGTCACAGTTCCTTTACGACGAGAAAAATTTTCCAGAACTCTATAAACATAAAAAGTAG
- the bioA gene encoding adenosylmethionine--8-amino-7-oxononanoate transaminase encodes MKYNPLQTFTWVPLTIQEEGESLIDIVKAEDEFVIDSEGNRWIDAIASWWTIIFGHRHPKLVSALKTQIDELDHVMLAGHIHPAAEALSKSLLELTHFDFQKVFYSDNGSNAIEIALKLSIQYYRNHPDLKPRSEFLVFSNSYHGDSIGAMNVSGKNYFNRIFSDLRFPTKEFPAPNCMNCPWGKNVSSCSTECLNDLELSIKQNEYAGIVIEPLVFGANGMLFYDKKVLVKLRQLATQTNTLLIFDEVFTGMGRLGEFFAYQVAGVKPDLLVMAKGLTGGMLPLGATLVSEFIYQQFLSKDPYHAFFHAHTMTGNPMACSVGYASVKLLQEDGKTLVKKLESSLQKRIEPFQKKLGKRIQNVRVFGGIFAFEYKETIAEDEYLNPIGKQIREKMREFHVLLRPLGRTIYITPPYTISEKSLDHIFLALEETLLSFAHSD; translated from the coding sequence ATGAAATATAATCCGCTCCAAACTTTTACATGGGTTCCTTTGACAATCCAAGAAGAAGGGGAATCCTTAATTGACATCGTCAAAGCCGAAGATGAGTTCGTGATAGATTCCGAAGGAAACCGGTGGATTGATGCCATTGCTAGTTGGTGGACAATTATATTTGGTCATCGCCATCCTAAGTTAGTGTCCGCACTCAAAACACAAATCGATGAATTAGATCATGTCATGCTTGCGGGCCACATCCATCCTGCCGCAGAAGCATTATCTAAATCTTTGTTAGAACTTACTCATTTTGACTTTCAAAAGGTATTTTATTCGGATAACGGATCCAATGCGATAGAAATTGCTTTGAAATTATCAATCCAATACTATAGAAACCATCCTGATTTGAAACCAAGATCGGAGTTTCTAGTGTTTTCCAATTCTTACCATGGTGATAGCATTGGAGCCATGAATGTTTCAGGCAAAAATTATTTTAATCGAATTTTTTCTGATCTTAGATTCCCCACAAAAGAATTTCCTGCTCCCAATTGTATGAATTGTCCTTGGGGAAAAAATGTGAGCAGTTGTTCTACTGAATGTTTAAACGATTTAGAGCTTAGCATCAAACAAAATGAATATGCGGGCATTGTCATTGAACCCTTGGTTTTTGGTGCCAATGGAATGTTGTTTTATGATAAAAAGGTGTTAGTTAAACTAAGGCAACTGGCAACGCAAACCAATACGCTTCTTATTTTTGATGAAGTATTTACGGGAATGGGTCGGCTTGGAGAGTTTTTTGCATACCAAGTAGCAGGGGTGAAACCAGATCTTTTGGTGATGGCAAAAGGACTAACAGGCGGAATGTTACCTCTAGGCGCCACCTTGGTTTCTGAATTCATTTACCAACAATTTTTATCAAAAGATCCTTACCATGCTTTTTTTCATGCTCATACTATGACTGGAAATCCAATGGCATGTAGCGTTGGTTATGCGTCTGTAAAACTTTTACAAGAAGATGGAAAAACTCTTGTTAAAAAACTCGAAAGTTCTTTACAAAAACGAATAGAACCTTTCCAAAAAAAATTAGGAAAACGAATCCAAAATGTTCGAGTGTTTGGCGGAATCTTTGCTTTTGAATACAAAGAAACCATTGCAGAAGATGAATACCTAAATCCTATAGGGAAACAGATTCGCGAAAAAATGAGAGAATTTCATGTTCTTTTGCGCCCACTCGGTCGAACCATCTATATCACTCCACCCTATACCATTTCAGAGAAATCCCTGGATCATATTTTTTTGGCGTTGGAAGAAACCCTTCTTAGTTTTGCCCATTCAGATTGA
- the bioD gene encoding dethiobiotin synthase gives MGQAFYVAGTGTDVGKTFFSCLFMAKYAETYGFRYWKPIQTGATSAGDTELVQKTTNLPDPYFLKPVYEFQTPASPHYASKQDGKTLDPKFLLTALAKERKTNTLIEGAGGVFVPWTDDYLTIKGIGESNLPVVVIGSTELGTINHTLLTLDALTSRFVAVLGFYLVGPENSLQTDNAETIQRLGGAPCLGVTNFPKQKLSPIEFISFANHQFDPNRNVIDTLLNPDDEI, from the coding sequence ATGGGCCAAGCTTTTTACGTTGCGGGAACAGGGACAGACGTCGGAAAAACTTTTTTCTCCTGCCTCTTTATGGCCAAATACGCAGAAACTTATGGTTTTCGTTATTGGAAACCCATCCAAACTGGGGCAACTAGTGCCGGTGATACGGAACTGGTGCAGAAAACGACGAATCTACCGGATCCCTACTTTCTAAAACCTGTTTATGAATTCCAGACACCGGCAAGTCCACATTATGCCTCCAAACAAGACGGGAAAACTTTAGACCCAAAATTCCTTCTAACGGCACTTGCGAAAGAAAGAAAAACCAATACCCTTATCGAAGGGGCAGGTGGAGTTTTTGTGCCTTGGACAGATGACTACTTGACCATCAAAGGAATTGGGGAAAGTAATCTTCCTGTTGTAGTGATTGGATCCACTGAACTCGGAACCATTAATCATACCTTGCTGACTTTGGATGCGCTTACAAGTCGGTTTGTTGCTGTCCTTGGTTTTTATTTAGTGGGTCCAGAAAATTCCTTACAAACCGATAATGCGGAAACGATACAGAGGTTAGGTGGGGCACCTTGTTTAGGTGTTACTAATTTCCCGAAACAAAAATTATCACCGATAGAATTTATTTCTTTTGCAAACCATCAGTTTGATCCCAATCGAAATGTCATTGATACTTTACTCAATCCAGATGATGAAATATAA
- a CDS encoding cyclic nucleotide-binding domain-containing protein translates to MQLPLWKSILKRDENPITEISHFLRETAIFEGMSRRTLREVARLIHKRKYYAGETIFYQGQAGTGVYLILQGKVEIFSEREGVTLKLAELEKGAFFGELALFQDFPRSATAVALVDSILLGFFQPELKTLLETKPRVGNDLLLSFASIIADRLRKTNDTLEAAYFKSKKNKTK, encoded by the coding sequence ATGCAACTTCCCCTTTGGAAATCCATTCTCAAACGCGATGAAAACCCGATTACGGAGATTTCACATTTTTTACGTGAAACAGCTATCTTTGAAGGAATGTCTCGTCGGACATTACGAGAAGTTGCAAGGCTCATTCACAAACGTAAGTATTATGCAGGTGAAACTATTTTTTATCAAGGCCAAGCCGGAACGGGAGTGTATCTCATCTTACAAGGAAAGGTGGAAATCTTCTCTGAAAGGGAAGGAGTGACTTTAAAACTCGCCGAACTGGAGAAAGGTGCTTTTTTTGGAGAACTGGCACTATTTCAAGATTTTCCAAGGTCAGCCACAGCGGTAGCATTGGTTGATTCTATTTTACTCGGTTTTTTTCAACCAGAATTAAAAACGTTATTAGAAACAAAACCAAGAGTGGGAAATGATTTACTCCTTAGTTTTGCATCAATCATTGCAGACAGACTCCGTAAAACAAACGATACACTAGAAGCTGCTTACTTCAAAAGCAAAAAAAATAAAACAAAATGA
- a CDS encoding AI-2E family transporter, protein MNLKEFNISSFILRSAFFGLIALTVLIGVVGVKFLAIPLLISGIHFYIFHGIVDYFESRGVHRAITIIVIFTFLIAAAYWFLAFYLPNLFEKAQPIVSEWSVKMDDPNFQLLDFNKLPVVSQNPELWKKIIHPEEVAKMATSNLEEFLRSLVVMIPTFISWMIIIPIISFFLLLDANLIYKTVISFIPNRFFEMFLMVFYRMNQQITSYLKSLVIQCGIMAIVASIGFYLVGVKFFILFGVFLGVANSIPYLGPLVGAVPPILFSILFPEMSPSIGSIASVVVVAQLVDNAIVQPVVIANAVSLHPLAILIGIAVGGNFFGIFGMLLAIPVLSILKVTIGILYHALKEHQII, encoded by the coding sequence ATGAATCTAAAAGAATTTAATATATCCTCTTTTATATTACGTAGTGCTTTTTTCGGCCTTATCGCACTTACCGTATTAATTGGAGTTGTTGGTGTAAAATTCTTAGCGATTCCACTTTTAATTTCAGGAATCCATTTTTACATCTTTCATGGAATTGTTGACTATTTTGAATCAAGGGGAGTTCATAGAGCGATTACAATCATTGTAATCTTCACCTTTTTGATCGCAGCTGCTTACTGGTTTTTGGCATTTTATCTACCAAATCTTTTTGAAAAAGCACAACCCATTGTTTCAGAATGGTCGGTCAAAATGGATGATCCGAATTTTCAATTATTAGATTTTAATAAACTCCCTGTAGTCTCGCAAAACCCTGAATTATGGAAAAAAATCATTCATCCTGAAGAAGTTGCTAAAATGGCAACATCCAACTTAGAAGAATTTTTAAGAAGTCTGGTTGTGATGATCCCCACATTTATTAGCTGGATGATCATCATTCCCATCATTAGTTTCTTTTTATTGTTAGATGCAAACCTAATCTATAAAACTGTTATTAGTTTTATTCCTAATCGTTTTTTCGAAATGTTCCTTATGGTTTTTTATCGAATGAACCAACAGATTACTAGTTACTTAAAAAGTTTAGTCATCCAGTGCGGAATTATGGCAATCGTAGCTTCCATTGGTTTTTATCTTGTTGGAGTTAAATTTTTCATTCTCTTTGGGGTATTTTTAGGTGTTGCGAATTCAATCCCTTACCTAGGACCACTTGTGGGGGCAGTTCCACCCATTTTGTTTTCTATTCTTTTTCCTGAAATGTCGCCATCAATTGGATCCATTGCTTCTGTTGTGGTCGTAGCACAACTAGTAGACAATGCAATCGTACAACCAGTAGTCATTGCCAATGCGGTTTCTCTCCATCCTCTTGCTATACTAATTGGAATTGCTGTCGGGGGAAATTTTTTCGGGATCTTTGGAATGTTACTCGCAATACCAGTTTTATCCATTCTCAAAGTAACAATTGGAATTCTTTATCACGCTCTCAAAGAACACCAAATCATTTGA
- a CDS encoding DMT family transporter: protein MSRIFTPELFLVIAAILWGGTFVVIKLALDSVPPFLFLAVRFWLAGIITLFLYRKTLFSKENRRWDYILPAFFVACSALLGYAFQTIGLVYTTATQSGFMTGAYVVFVPLLQIAIERRLPSVRTWVAVLIVVIGLFMISQNGKSYEEILGSMEFGFGDGLTLIGAFFFAIYIILIDIFSKKIPTQILVSFEILLIAIVSTTLFPVESIFLNQKISVQFDLKFWIGIFYTSVFATIFTTQIQARYQKAVPPARAGLLYSLEPVFSFFLAYLVLGERLGTIGAIGSGLTLFGIVFSELGKWNQRKE, encoded by the coding sequence ATGTCCAGGATCTTCACTCCAGAACTCTTTTTGGTGATTGCCGCCATTCTTTGGGGTGGAACCTTTGTGGTCATCAAACTTGCACTAGATTCGGTGCCTCCCTTCTTATTTTTAGCAGTTCGATTTTGGCTTGCTGGAATCATCACATTGTTCCTGTACCGAAAGACTTTGTTCTCCAAAGAGAACCGTCGGTGGGATTACATTCTACCAGCATTTTTTGTGGCCTGTTCTGCTCTTTTGGGTTACGCCTTCCAAACGATAGGACTTGTTTATACCACTGCCACACAGTCTGGATTTATGACAGGTGCCTATGTCGTATTTGTTCCTTTGCTTCAAATAGCGATTGAACGTCGTCTTCCATCAGTACGAACATGGGTTGCGGTTTTAATTGTAGTCATTGGGCTTTTTATGATTTCACAAAATGGGAAATCGTATGAGGAAATTCTTGGGTCGATGGAATTTGGGTTTGGTGATGGGCTCACTCTCATTGGAGCATTTTTCTTTGCGATTTATATCATACTCATTGATATTTTTAGCAAAAAAATTCCAACGCAAATCCTTGTGTCTTTTGAGATCCTTTTGATTGCGATTGTATCCACTACTTTGTTTCCTGTAGAGTCTATTTTTCTTAACCAAAAAATCTCGGTTCAGTTTGATTTGAAATTTTGGATTGGGATATTTTATACCTCCGTTTTTGCTACAATTTTTACGACACAGATTCAGGCGAGATACCAAAAAGCTGTTCCGCCCGCAAGGGCAGGATTGTTATATAGTTTGGAGCCAGTATTTTCTTTCTTCCTTGCCTACTTGGTGTTAGGTGAAAGATTGGGAACAATCGGTGCGATTGGTTCGGGCCTAACTCTTTTTGGAATTGTATTTTCTGAATTAGGTAAGTGGAATCAAAGAAAAGAATAA
- the ung gene encoding uracil-DNA glycosylase, translated as MKDVQIESGWKEALKDEFEKPYFSNLREWIRDQYKTSIVYPPAKLIFNAFDSCPFDKVKVVILGQDPYHGPGQAHGLCFSVNEGVPFPPSLQNIFKEIADDLQKPIPKSGNLTHWANQGVLLLNATLTVQKDKAGSHQNKGWEEFTDAAIKILAEKKSNIVFLLWGSFAQKKESLIPPNKHLILKSAHPSPLSAYRGFLGNKHFSKTNEYLHSQGKEPIDW; from the coding sequence TTGAAAGACGTACAAATTGAGTCCGGCTGGAAAGAAGCCCTTAAGGATGAATTTGAAAAACCTTATTTTTCTAACTTACGCGAATGGATTAGGGATCAATACAAAACTTCTATCGTTTATCCTCCAGCAAAATTAATCTTCAATGCTTTTGATTCTTGTCCTTTCGACAAAGTCAAAGTGGTGATTCTCGGCCAAGATCCCTACCATGGACCTGGGCAAGCACATGGCCTTTGTTTTTCCGTAAATGAAGGAGTGCCTTTTCCCCCGTCCCTACAGAACATCTTTAAAGAAATTGCCGATGATTTACAAAAACCCATTCCAAAATCAGGAAATTTAACTCATTGGGCTAACCAAGGTGTTCTTCTACTGAATGCCACTCTGACTGTGCAAAAAGACAAAGCAGGTTCCCACCAAAATAAAGGTTGGGAAGAATTCACGGATGCCGCAATCAAAATCCTTGCGGAGAAAAAATCAAATATTGTGTTTTTGTTATGGGGATCATTTGCGCAGAAAAAAGAATCACTTATACCACCAAACAAACATTTAATTTTAAAATCGGCACATCCTTCCCCTCTCTCTGCATACAGAGGATTTTTAGGAAACAAACATTTTTCCAAAACGAACGAATATTTACATTCACAAGGGAAAGAACCCATTGACTGGTAA
- a CDS encoding DMT family transporter, with product MTGNEKKGYFFVFLTGVFFAFEVIGFKEVFRKFNLTPEMAALFGVGFAFLLVTPFFLSSSKRRKKVILTIQRDGLVLLLGTFSNAMGIVLYYYALKQTDLGPAAILIKTTVLYNVILGVMFLGERFKDREIFGILLAMVGIYLISTLEGQINLISAFCILISAFLFAIQSYMIKKYIPEILGLEYAYLRLFLLCVFFFLYSLLIGSFLIPKLPIIVILGFFSLMGYFLGRAFYFEAHNYLPISKLNATLLIEPIFLMFVGIIFMNEPIDLQKLAGGGIILLGLYLIVFHKRKGTP from the coding sequence TTGACTGGTAACGAAAAAAAAGGTTATTTTTTTGTCTTCTTAACGGGAGTATTCTTTGCTTTCGAAGTCATAGGTTTTAAGGAAGTTTTTCGCAAGTTTAATCTTACTCCCGAAATGGCTGCATTATTTGGAGTGGGATTTGCTTTCTTATTGGTCACACCTTTTTTTCTGAGTTCCTCTAAACGAAGAAAAAAAGTAATCCTCACAATCCAAAGAGACGGCTTGGTTTTACTCCTCGGTACCTTTTCCAATGCGATGGGGATTGTACTGTATTATTATGCACTCAAACAAACCGATCTTGGTCCTGCGGCAATCCTAATCAAAACAACTGTTTTGTATAATGTGATTTTGGGAGTAATGTTTCTTGGTGAACGTTTTAAAGATCGCGAAATATTTGGAATTTTATTGGCAATGGTCGGGATCTATTTGATTTCAACTTTGGAAGGTCAGATCAATCTAATATCTGCGTTTTGTATTTTAATCAGCGCTTTTTTATTTGCGATTCAAAGTTATATGATCAAAAAATACATCCCTGAAATTTTGGGACTCGAGTATGCTTATTTACGATTATTTTTGTTATGTGTATTTTTCTTTTTATATTCTCTATTGATTGGTTCTTTTTTAATCCCCAAGTTGCCAATCATTGTTATACTTGGATTTTTTTCGTTAATGGGTTATTTTTTAGGTAGAGCTTTTTATTTTGAGGCGCATAATTATCTACCGATCAGCAAACTCAATGCAACATTGCTCATTGAACCAATATTTTTGATGTTTGTCGGAATCATCTTTATGAACGAACCAATAGACTTACAAAAGTTAGCTGGAGGAGGAATCATCCTTCTAGGACTTTATTTAATTGTTTTTCATAAACGGAAAGGGACACCATGA
- a CDS encoding 4a-hydroxytetrahydrobiopterin dehydratase, with protein sequence MRKKPTNLSDLEIKNLLNTYKEWELDTKDGVPFFKMEKEFRNFTEAFSFITKVALVSESIDHHAEIWNVYNKLRLQLFTHETNSVTTRDKDFITRLMD encoded by the coding sequence ATGAGAAAAAAGCCAACTAATCTTTCTGATTTGGAAATAAAAAACCTCTTAAATACCTACAAAGAATGGGAATTGGATACAAAAGATGGGGTTCCCTTTTTTAAAATGGAAAAAGAATTTCGTAATTTCACGGAAGCATTTTCATTTATCACAAAAGTAGCCCTGGTCTCTGAATCAATCGATCACCATGCAGAGATTTGGAATGTCTACAACAAACTTCGATTACAATTGTTCACTCACGAAACAAATTCTGTGACAACTAGAGATAAAGATTTCATTACAAGGCTAATGGACTAA